The region TTTAACGTGATCAAATATTAAAACGTGTTATGGTCAACTACAAACCAAATTCGCCAGCTTTTAATGTAAtggaaaaaatcattttatcaGTGAGTATACATATGTGGCCAGCAAACAATGAGCTCACAGCGTCTCCTGGTGTGTGCGCTTCAAATGGAATTCCACCATGTTGTCGAGATCACTGATGTACAACTTGGACTTTCGGATATCTGAGTTGAGCACTCGCAGATTCGAGGTGTAGTCGGGCAAGTTGCGTGCCACACCGAGGGCCATATCCTGACCCATCTTCCTGGCCATTTGAGCAAACGTGAGCCGAGCCTTACCCAGCCGCTTTAGCGGGCTAAATTTCTCAGGCACCTCCTTCAATTCTCCATAGTCGAGCACCTGCCACTGGCCGCTTTCCATGTTCCACGTAAACAGTATGCGACACTCGTACTGCCTGTTGTGAAACACGCAGTCTATCCGACCGGTGCAGTGCAAACAGGTCGCCATGGGCTGATCGCGCGCCGAGAACTGAGCCATCAGCATGCAGGCGATACTCTGACTCAGAGGACACACGTTGATCACCTCGTACGCCCAGTCGTAGAACACGTTGTAGATCTTCTGGTGCTTCTGGCACAGCAGGCTGatcacatagtacgtgaaggTCTCCAGGTCGAAAGAGTGTTGGGTGATGACCACGCTGCTACAGCGCAGACGCTGATACGAGGCCTGTGAGATCATCTGCATCTCCGAGTAACAGGATCCGTGGACTTCCATTGGCAGCGAGGTATGATAGCCCGGCGATATACAGTCGTCTAATGAAACGGAAtatgtttgtttaaaaatcGTCACTTTATTGATATGAGTTGTCGCTTACCCTCTTCGCTGGTGATGACCGAGGTTGCATCGTCCTCTTCCACATAGCGTCGTCTTAGCTTCTTGGTGCACACGGGTTTCTCAGGCATCACACCGCCCTGCACTGGCATCTCCACAATCCTAGGCTCATCCCGTCTTGGTGACAGAAAGGACAAACCGGCATTCGGAGACATGGAGCCACCTATCTCAAAACGCTTGGCCAACGACACCTGTAGTGGGGAGAGTGCTCCTAAAGGACCCACTGGCTTGTAGCTGAGCATTTGCTGAGTGGCCTGTGATAACGGCGGCGATTTCTGGTTAAAAATCTGAGCCGAGTTGGCATTGCGGCTGGGCGAACGCATCAGCATGGAACTGGACGGTGGTGAACGAAATCCCAGATGCGGGGGCGTCTGTGCCGGCTGGGAGGGATGTGGCGAGGAGGAGGGCGAGGCGCAGGGCGAGTTGTGAAAGAAGTGCGCCGTGGGTGAAAAGCGATGAAAGCTGCGAGCCGAGGAACTGGAGGTCGAGGCATTGAACGCACGAACCGCCAAGCGCACCTTGGTGAAAGGTATTATATTCTCTGAGTTGTCCTCAGAGAACTCGTACTTCTTCTCCGCCAAACGTCGCTTGCGGAAAGTGGAGATCTTTTCGTACTTCTCATTGTCTTCTGAGAACTCATAGGCATTTGATTTGTCCGTCATCGAGCTAGAACTGGGTGGACTCTGAAAGATATTAATTTAATCcgattttattataaaaaaataatatttctctGTGCATTAATACCCACCTGCAAATCTATGGTAGTGATGCCGTTGCGGAACTTGGTGACTATGCGCTGGTTGCGCCTTCGCGGCGGACTAGCTTCATTGGCAAGAGATTTTGAGACCGGCAGCGTGGTTTCCGGCAGAGTCATGTTATTTAAGCCCGTAACCACAGTGGGACTGCCGTGTGGTGTGAAAACAAGCTTTTCGTACGCCTTTGGTGAACAGCAGACATTGCTCCCGGAGTGCACCTCGTTGTTGTTAATGTTATAACTGTTGCTGGGTTGGCTCAACCGCTGTGCATGTTCGCTTTCAATGTCGCTAAAGTCGGCTATGATGCGGGCCACTACGCTTTGCTCATTTCCGGACTCCGCCTCCGATCCGGAGGGTGTGAAGACTGCCGATGAGCGGTCCTCCTCGCTGGCTAGAGATCTGGGCAGCAAGAAGGACTGCGCTTGCAACTGCGGTTGCGCTTGAAGACTGGGCAGGACGAGGCTCTGTTGGGGAAGGTAGTTGCTGCCCGAGGTCACGGCCTGCGTGTCTACATCGATGCGCAGCATGTGCATAAACCCATTGGAGATGATCAGAATGCGCTCTGGGCAAAGCAGATTGATTTTCGGCTCAAATGCCGGATCCGTTTCAGTCGAGGAGTATTTGGTGTGCACCGTTAAGTGGCAGTTAAGGCAGTGCGCATTGTAAAAGGAATCTAATGGGGGAACgggtttattttattgataacTTAAGAAGTGGATTATTAGCACTCACATGGACCGTCGTCGTTGAGTTTCTTGCACTCCAAACAACCCAATTTAGGAACTTTGACATATGTGATATAACTATCTTCTCCCTCCTCCGTAGCAGCCCCGTGGATAACCAGAATCTGGTGCTGCGTGTTCTTCCACTGCGTCATAGTTACAGTCTTAATGTTATCCACCAAATGATCGTCGAAGAGGCGGCGCGAGAAAAAGTGGCGCAGCCTCTTGTGGGGTTGAAACAGCCAAAAGTACAGACTGGGGGAAATTAtagttaaattataatattgttGTTGCTTAAAAATGCGATAGGGAGGTATAATTCTTGTATTTTGTAAGAATGGAAGGGCGTAAGATTAGATTTATGTTGATAAGGCGGTAGTTCTTACGTGTACTTATAGCCCATGTTGAAGGAGTAGTGATTGAGCGATGAGCTGTCGTTGCACACCACCCGATGGCTGAGCATGTACTGGCCGCAAGCAGTGAGGCCCATGAATATGTGCCTGTAAGGATATTCCGTTTAGAGATTGAGTTATTCAGAAGCGATCCCTAATAGGAACTTACCCCTCCAAC is a window of Drosophila biarmipes strain raj3 chromosome 3R, RU_DBia_V1.1, whole genome shotgun sequence DNA encoding:
- the LOC108031971 gene encoding uncharacterized protein LOC108031971 codes for the protein METDYQNYVESLSGVSSDEDDISTVDSSDESSEETTPTPLSAPRTRNLVQMLYDRERTGYFSGSSRAGQKQQLPYDRVPNRLKLYLKDVLASSLLEGHIFMGLTACGQYMLSHRVVCNDSSSLNHYSFNMGYKYTLYFWLFQPHKRLRHFFSRRLFDDHLVDNIKTVTMTQWKNTQHQILVIHGAATEEGEDSYITYVKVPKLGCLECKKLNDDGPYSFYNAHCLNCHLTVHTKYSSTETDPAFEPKINLLCPERILIISNGFMHMLRIDVDTQAVTSGSNYLPQQSLVLPSLQAQPQLQAQSFLLPRSLASEEDRSSAVFTPSGSEAESGNEQSVVARIIADFSDIESEHAQRLSQPSNSYNINNNEVHSGSNVCCSPKAYEKLVFTPHGSPTVVTGLNNMTLPETTLPVSKSLANEASPPRRRNQRIVTKFRNGITTIDLQSPPSSSSMTDKSNAYEFSEDNEKYEKISTFRKRRLAEKKYEFSEDNSENIIPFTKVRLAVRAFNASTSSSSARSFHRFSPTAHFFHNSPCASPSSSPHPSQPAQTPPHLGFRSPPSSSMLMRSPSRNANSAQIFNQKSPPLSQATQQMLSYKPVGPLGALSPLQVSLAKRFEIGGSMSPNAGLSFLSPRRDEPRIVEMPVQGGVMPEKPVCTKKLRRRYVEEDDATSVITSEEDDCISPGYHTSLPMEVHGSCYSEMQMISQASYQRLRCSSVVITQHSFDLETFTYYVISLLCQKHQKIYNVFYDWAYEVINVCPLSQSIACMLMAQFSARDQPMATCLHCTGRIDCVFHNRQYECRILFTWNMESGQWQVLDYGELKEVPEKFSPLKRLGKARLTFAQMARKMGQDMALGVARNLPDYTSNLRVLNSDIRKSKLYISDLDNMVEFHLKRTHQETL